aatgaataaatagataaagttaatttcacatttcactattatatcttttgtgtttctgtcttttatgtttttcatacagagcgaaattgtgacaaacaaatattagctcattaattgtctaagttcaaactgatgataagtggcattgtaagaacgtttacattgcgagaaggacaacttacttcagtagataatctaaacaagtctgtaatcttgtaaaataatcaaagtgagcatttgatttaaatacttagaaggattattatgtcgtctacaattccaattaagTAGATGACTAGTCTTGACTATTGGAGTAGTTGACTCTAcggatagagacatagatgaactcattggaagaatgatatattggactggacccaatttgaattaattctgaatccgtttgtgaattgattcacttgtgacgtttatggtgtgacttacctaaatcctgagttagttaCTGACAtgtgtatgtaactcatgtgctttgatataagtggaggcttatgctttaaagatgatcgagccgaTAGCCGGTATGttaggtacatgacttgtggatgcatgactttattagcaacaatggaattcatagtttgattaaagagttaacgatatcctctcattggcattgtgtggattgataaatatggaacgtggtcaCTGGTTGCTAGTTCTcgaacaagcaatttatcacagacattagttgacagtgatcatattaatcattaagatgacacaatggtgacaatgagataaaataggattgtttGAGTGAATGGGTTTAACTCAAAAGAATCAAAGATATCATATGAAGGTAACACacatatgacaaggtcattggacaaatcagttggatgaattgctttcttaaagagtatacaataaggagttttcaatcatgatacttcttgtggactaactccatgattaagaaaattgtgaattatcgaaatgatgcttctggacataattgcaattactcgagcctaattttatatgtccgattggtccctccgctagctcaacaaaatcTCGATCAGActacatttgaatcagaagaaaattctacgactttggaaataatttaatttagtcgaATTATTcactattttgaaattgttagaATGTTAGTGATAGTTGAGAACAAATGCAATATTTCTTATTTCATCACTATTTTTATTAGAGGGCATAAGCTTAAAACTCCAATTTTGGTGTACAACAATAATCTAATAGAATCATTTTTGTTCGATCAAGTGGGGGATATTCTTGAAAAGGTACCTGACAATTTTAGCAATGACAAAAGAAATGTTTAAACTTGGTTGGGCAATCAATACAGTCAAACTCATGAGGCAGAAGATGGTGGCTTGAGACTCAATTGTGGGTGGGATGATAGTACTGTTTTGGAGGAGCAAGATCATTGGAATGTTGAACAAGTAGAGCCAGTTGGAAAGGGTAAGGCCATGAGGGTAAAAGACCAATTGGGCACGGAGGAAGGCAATGGAGACGAAGTCAAGGATGGAGATGAAGATGAAGGCGACGCTAGAGACGAAGATAATCACGAGGGTGGAGGTGAatatgaaaaagatgaaaacgaTGGTGACGATCAAGTGGATGAGTCGGTTGCACTAGTTGTGCGAAAAAATCCTACTCACACCCGTTAGCCACTGTCCTGTGGCACACATTCGGCCCAACGAAGCCGatgatgtattttttatttacttattgtGATGTAAAAATGATTGTCATCAATAAAGAAACAATAACTTTTTTTAGTATATTTCCATTGCAACTCATATTTGTCTTTGTTAAAATCTTATATAAATTATACGTAAATTTccatatatttaatatttgatatgaaATATGTAACTTTGGATAGACGTCTTTATTGAACTGGTAGAACGAGACAAATACAGTTGAAATGctagttaaaaagaaagaaaaagattttgGGTGCAACAAAATGAATGCTAACAATGTTGAGGCCTTAATGTACCATTCAATACAGAAAATGTTGCATTCGTATGCCCTGGGTTTCTACGATACTCGTATAACCTCTGCTGATTGTTCTTCTCCTTGAGTTTCTACGTAGAGGTCTCAATCGACAGTCGTTATGCGGTCATGGATCGGGGTATAACGGGAGAGCCAATTGACGGTCGTTATGTGGCACGAGCTCAAACTTTTTGGATACCCAGAAATGTTGTCGTATAAATACTATACAGAAGTTTGAAGGCATAATCATATGGAAAATCTATTAGGCTTCCCGCTATAATTGacgtaatttttttctccatttctaaGCAGTTAGTACCTTTAATCTTCCTTCTTATTCGAAGGCCGACACCGCTGTGGATGTAGGAGGACTCTCAGGCGGAGCGGGGAGAGATTGTTGCGGTGCAGTAAAGGTGATGCTCTTTTCAGGCTGATAACGATTGTTGTTATTAAACAAcccattaataactacaaccgTTGTCGCACTGACCCGAGTTTGACATCTATTGTGCCAAAACATCCGCTCTCCGCCTGAGAGCCCTATTGTGTCAACTTTGGTGTTAGCCTTCGGAtaagaatgaaaggttaaagATATTGAGTGCTtggaaatatagaaaaaaatttacgTTGATTACTCCAGAAACCTTTCCATTTTCCCTATAATTATGACCTCAATCTTATGTATGATATATAAAAGACATCATTTGCAAGTATCCAAAAAGCTTAAACTCGTAACCGCATAACGACCGTCAATTGACTCCCGGTTATACTCGAGCCCGTGACTGCATCACGACCGTCAATTGGGACCTCCACCTAGACTTCCACCCGTGACCGTATCAAGCACTGTCACCCAAAACCTGGCTACCCCAAGATGGGTTTATGAGGTAATAGTCCTATCCCGCCATGACATACAAAATGTATGTGTTTTGAGTCACGTTATCACATCCTGACCCCTCCAATTTACCTATAAACTTTCGTGATTTCacccctaaacccttaaaaaatcctaaccctaacaaaaatcctaaacctaacataattaaaaaaaccctaTTATTGGAAGAGAGAAAGGAAAGCACGCTCAATTGGACACgctttctcttttctctccaaaatgatattttaaaattttaaaaaaatagcataaaaccaaataaaaatatttttacccgtaaatagttaatataaaacAGATCCTAAAGCattagataataaataaatatgagaaaTCCTAAAGCattagataataaataaatatgagaaatgatTTGCTTGCCAATAAGATATACTCCAAAGCTAAAAGCCAAACCCCAAAAAAGGGGAGAAAAACGTCGGCTATATCACATGCTTTATGCTTACAAGCCGCTACTTGAGTTGATTTCGGTTTTGGTTAAGTCATCAAACACCCTTTCGTACCCTCcaagagaaaaatatatatatatacagtttTGTATTCGTATATAACTATGTATCTCATATACAGTATACCATTACTactatatataacttttgtagGTTATAGTAAGACTTAAAGAGAAGAAATTAAGAGGTGTAGATGATGGTTTATGTCGGCCAAATTTGTATTTAAGTATATACGATCAACGTGGCGGCCGTGCCCCGACGACAAACTAGCAGCCAAGTGGGAAACTATACTGCAATTCATTTCACCCCCCACTCTctgtttatgtatatatatatctcattGTGAATCCCTTTTTTGTAGCAAGGGTGttctttgatatttaaattttaacccttCTTTCTCGTAAAATAGGGTTTTGGTTTTTTGGGAGGGTTCCGGCCATGGAAGGTGACTGTTGTTCTTCATCGACATCGAGTTCAACGAGCGGTGAGAAGCCGAAGGCGGAAAGGACACAACAAAAGGAGAAACCATATAGAGGGATAAGGATGAGGAAGTGGGGGAAATGGGTGGCTGAAATAAGGGAACCTAACAAGAGGTCTAGGATTTGGCTCGGGTCGTATACCACCCCCGTTGCCGCCGCCCGTGCCTACGATATCGCCGTGTTCTACTTACGAGGTCCGTCCGCGAGGCTTAACTTTCCTGACCTTATAGAAAAGGATAATAAGCTTAGGGATATCTCTGCCACTTCCATACGGAAGAAAGCGGCTGAAGTGGGGGCGAAAGTTGATGCTTTGCAAACATCATCGGTTTATCATCATGGTGGTTCTTCGTCGGACTCACCGAATAATACTCGTCGAGTTTTGTTGAAGCCTGATTTGAATAAGTACCCCGAAATTTCCGATGAAGATTGAATCACAGATAGGAACACACCCCTCACAAATCAACAAATGTTCATAGGcaccattttttttccttttgtttatttaagAATAGAATCAATGGAGAAATGGATTGGTTCTATTTGATAAGGTTATGTTTTACTTTGGAATACTATTGAAACTTTAGTTAGTGGCTTGTAACTTAACTTTGATAGTCATGGAATAGGATTTAGCTTACCCTTGTTTTCCTTTATATATTTACTATATTATAAACCTGGGTTATTTTTCAAGTtcgaaaataacttaaaattcgagaaaaatttaaataaaaattaagcatatttaaaatatgggttgaagtcagttttaatattcaaagctctagtttgatttaattagatcgatttttaagtttatggtatgttctattttatatattatataatttatttcatatgaataataaaatttacgttGATTACTCGAAACCTTTCCATTTTCCCTATAATTATGACCTCAATCTTATGTATGATATATAAAAGACATCATTTGCAAGTATCCAAAAAGCTTAAACTCGTAACCGCATAACGACCGTCAATTGACTCCCGGTTATACTCGAGCCCGTGACTGCATCACGACCGTCAATTGGGACCTCCACCTAGACTTCCACCCGTGACCGTATCAAGCACTGTCACCCAAAACCTGGCTACCCCAAGATGGGTTTATGAGGTAATAGTCCTATCCCGCCATGACATACAAAATGTATGTGTTTTGAGTCACGTTATCACATCCTGACCCCTCCAATTTACCTATAAACTTTCGTGATTTCacccctaaacccttaaaaaatcctaaccctaacaaaaatcctaaacctaacataattaaaaaaaccctaTTATTGGAAGAGAGAAAGGGAAAGCACGCTCAATTGGACAcgctttctctttttctctccaaaaatgatattttttaaaattttaaaaaaaatagcataaaaaccaaataaaaaatattttttacccgtaaatagttaatataaaaaCAGATCCTAAAGCattagataataaataaatatgagaaaTCCTAAAGCattagataataaataaatatgagaaatgatTTGCTTGCCAATAAGATATACTCCAAAGCTAAAAGCCAAACCCcaaaaaaaagggggagaaaAAACGTCGGCTATATCACATGCTTTATGCTTACAAGCCGCTACTTGAGTTGATTTCGGTTTTGGTTAAGTCATCAAACACCCTTTCGTACCCTCcaagagaaaaatatatatatatacagtttTGTATTCGTATATAACTATGTATCTCATATACAGTATACCATTACTactatatataacttttgtagGTTATAGTAAGACTTAAAGAGAAGAAATTAAGAGGTGTAGATGATGGTTTATGTCGGCCAAATTTGTATTTAAGTATATACGATCAACGTGGCGGCCGTGCCCCGACGACAAACTAGCAGCC
This genomic stretch from Gossypium raimondii isolate GPD5lz chromosome 6, ASM2569854v1, whole genome shotgun sequence harbors:
- the LOC128041929 gene encoding ethylene-responsive transcription factor RAP2-1-like, whose translation is MEGDCCSSSTSSSTSGEKPKAERTQQKEKPYRGIRMRKWGKWVAEIREPNKRSRIWLGSYTTPVAAARAYDIAVFYLRGPSARLNFPDLIEKDNKLRDISATSIRKKAAEVGAKVDALQTSSVYHHGGSSSDSPNNTRRVLLKPDLNKYPEISDED